A single region of the Montipora capricornis isolate CH-2021 chromosome 13, ASM3666992v2, whole genome shotgun sequence genome encodes:
- the LOC138029258 gene encoding mannose-6-phosphate isomerase-like isoform X1, with product MAFPADSAEEVVELKCAVQCYAWGKIGLSSTVAQLAQHSFSFKLKEDKPYSELWMGTHTNGPSKVLFRKEEVLLSEWIDKNTHVLGDTVKEAFDGNLPYLFKVLSVNKALSIQAHPSKSHAKRLHKERPDVYKDPNHKPEMAIALTAFESLCGFRPFAEIQNYVRTIPELAFVIGEEAVDAIASGSDFEALKITFTSLMGSSPDVVSKHLQNLVDRITKMKSSSHDISPYCGELLLRLNSQFPGDVGCFCIYFLNYITLKPGEALFLGPNLPHAYLAGDCMECMACSDNVVRAGLTPKLKDVDTLCQMLDYGCHTKEETIFPCRPSPSDPYVSIYDPPVPDFAVARIQIPSSCLSYKFQGLNGPSIAIMISGSGTIHKTSTNLKIDLRKGTVVFIPANTCFELKCDGVDCEIYQAYCVL from the exons ATGGCTTTTCCAGCAGACTCAGCTGAAGAGG TGGTTGAATTAAAATGTGCCGTTCAGTGTTACGCTTGGGGAAAGATTGGTTTGAGTAGCACTGTAGCCCAGCTAGCACAACACTCTTTTTCATTTAAGCTCAAGGAGGATAAACCATATTCTGAG CTCTGGATGGGAACGCATACAAATGGTCCATCAAAAGTGCTATTTAGAAAAGAAGAGGTCTTGTTATCAGAGTGGATTGATAAAAATACTCATGTTCTGGGAGACACAGTCAAAGAGGCATTTGATGGCAACCTTCCATATTTATTCAAAGTTCTATCAGTTAATAAAGCATTGTCAATTCAAGCACACCCAAGTAAATCTCATGCAAAACGTCTTCATAAAGAGAGACCTGATGTCTACAAAGATCCTAATCACAAGCCAGAAATGGCCATTG CTTTAACTGCTTTTGAAAGTCTCTGTGGCTTTCGCCCATTTGCTGAAATCCAGAACTATGTCAGGACTATACCTGAGCTTGCGTTTGTCATTGGAGAGGAGGCTGTGGATGCCATTGCAAGTGGTTCAG ATTTTGAAGcactaaaaataactttcacttCTCTAATGGGAAGTAGCCCTGATGTTGTCTCAAAACATCTCCAGAATCTTGTGGACAGGATCACAAAAATGAAGTCCTCCAGCCATGACATCTCTCCGTACTGTGGGGAGCTACTTCTTAGATTAAACAGCCAATTTCCAGGAGATGTAGGCTGCTTTTGCATTTATTTCCTGAACTACATCACACTCAAACCTGGTGAGGCATTATTTCTTGGACCAAATCTACCACATGCTTATCTGGCTGGAG ACTGTATGGAGTGCATGGCCTGCAGTGATAATGTTGTCAGAGCTGGATTAACTCCAAAGTTAAAAGATGTGGACACTCTCTGTCAAATGTTAGATTATGGTTGTCATACCAAAGAAGAGACTATTTTTCCATGTCGCCCAAGTCCAAGTGATCCTTATGTTTCAATTTATGATCCTCCTGTGCCTGACTTTgctgttgccaggatacag ATTCCATCAAGCTGTCTATCATACAAGTTTCAAGGACTGAATGGACCAAGTATTGCCATAATGATCTCAGGATCAGGCACCATACATAAAACTTCTACCAATTTGAAAATAGATTTAAGAAAAGGAACTGTGGTATTCATCCCAGCAAACACATGTTTTGAGTTGAAATGTGATGGGGTAGACTGTGAAATTTATCAAGCCTATTGTGTCTTGTAG
- the LOC138029258 gene encoding mannose-6-phosphate isomerase-like isoform X2, with the protein MAFPADSAEEVVELKCAVQCYAWGKIGLSSTVAQLAQHSFSFKLKEDKPYSELWMGTHTNGPSKVLFRKEEVLLSEWIDKNTHVLGDTVKEAFDGNLPYLFKVLSVNKALSIQAHPSKSHAKRLHKERPDVYKDPNHKPEMAIALTAFESLCGFRPFAEIQNYVRTIPELAFVIGEEAVDAIASGSDFEALKITFTSLMGSSPDVVSKHLQNLVDRITKMKSSSHDISPYCGELLLRLNSQFPGDVGCFCIYFLNYITLKPDCMECMACSDNVVRAGLTPKLKDVDTLCQMLDYGCHTKEETIFPCRPSPSDPYVSIYDPPVPDFAVARIQIPSSCLSYKFQGLNGPSIAIMISGSGTIHKTSTNLKIDLRKGTVVFIPANTCFELKCDGVDCEIYQAYCVL; encoded by the exons ATGGCTTTTCCAGCAGACTCAGCTGAAGAGG TGGTTGAATTAAAATGTGCCGTTCAGTGTTACGCTTGGGGAAAGATTGGTTTGAGTAGCACTGTAGCCCAGCTAGCACAACACTCTTTTTCATTTAAGCTCAAGGAGGATAAACCATATTCTGAG CTCTGGATGGGAACGCATACAAATGGTCCATCAAAAGTGCTATTTAGAAAAGAAGAGGTCTTGTTATCAGAGTGGATTGATAAAAATACTCATGTTCTGGGAGACACAGTCAAAGAGGCATTTGATGGCAACCTTCCATATTTATTCAAAGTTCTATCAGTTAATAAAGCATTGTCAATTCAAGCACACCCAAGTAAATCTCATGCAAAACGTCTTCATAAAGAGAGACCTGATGTCTACAAAGATCCTAATCACAAGCCAGAAATGGCCATTG CTTTAACTGCTTTTGAAAGTCTCTGTGGCTTTCGCCCATTTGCTGAAATCCAGAACTATGTCAGGACTATACCTGAGCTTGCGTTTGTCATTGGAGAGGAGGCTGTGGATGCCATTGCAAGTGGTTCAG ATTTTGAAGcactaaaaataactttcacttCTCTAATGGGAAGTAGCCCTGATGTTGTCTCAAAACATCTCCAGAATCTTGTGGACAGGATCACAAAAATGAAGTCCTCCAGCCATGACATCTCTCCGTACTGTGGGGAGCTACTTCTTAGATTAAACAGCCAATTTCCAGGAGATGTAGGCTGCTTTTGCATTTATTTCCTGAACTACATCACACTCAAACCTG ACTGTATGGAGTGCATGGCCTGCAGTGATAATGTTGTCAGAGCTGGATTAACTCCAAAGTTAAAAGATGTGGACACTCTCTGTCAAATGTTAGATTATGGTTGTCATACCAAAGAAGAGACTATTTTTCCATGTCGCCCAAGTCCAAGTGATCCTTATGTTTCAATTTATGATCCTCCTGTGCCTGACTTTgctgttgccaggatacag ATTCCATCAAGCTGTCTATCATACAAGTTTCAAGGACTGAATGGACCAAGTATTGCCATAATGATCTCAGGATCAGGCACCATACATAAAACTTCTACCAATTTGAAAATAGATTTAAGAAAAGGAACTGTGGTATTCATCCCAGCAAACACATGTTTTGAGTTGAAATGTGATGGGGTAGACTGTGAAATTTATCAAGCCTATTGTGTCTTGTAG
- the LOC138029259 gene encoding stress-associated endoplasmic reticulum protein 2-like, which produces MPSKQRMRIANEKHSQNVSTRGNVPKSLRPREEKYPIGPVLLGLFIFVVCGSAIFQIIQSIRLG; this is translated from the exons ATGCCATCCAAACAGAGAATGCGTATTGCCAATGAAAAACATAGCCAGAACGTTTCGACGCGAGGCAATGTTCCTAAATCATTG AGACCACGAGAAGAAAAGTATCCTATTGGCCCTGTCCTTCTTGGGCTATTCATTTTTGTTGTCTGCGGGTCAG CAATATTTCAAATTATACAAAGTATTAGACTGGGGTAG
- the LOC138030756 gene encoding uncharacterized protein, giving the protein MNGGLHPRDCVARIYVPRKHGGRGLIPVEDCINQARVSLETYVQSSEEELLKAVRAEVTGSQETATSFKVRRRAENTQEWKEKPLHGQFVRETEDQSNEETWSWLKQGSLKRETEALIIAAQDQALRTNYIKATIDKSQIDAKCRMCRGKNETVSHIVSGCSKLAQKEYKKRHDNVARAIHWDLSGKCGFHRNDKWYNHVPESVQENENYKLLWDFSIRTDHNIEARRPDLVLVDKSKKSCHIIDVAIPEDSGAKE; this is encoded by the coding sequence ATGAACGGAGGCCTGCACCCAAGAGACTGTGTTGCAAGAATCTACGTCCCAAGGAAGCACGGTGGTAGAGGACTCATACCAGTAGAGGACTGTATAAACCAAGCAAGGGTATCTTTGGAAACATATGTCCAATCGAGTGAAGAAGAACTGTTGAAAGCAGTTAGGGCAGAGGTTACTGGAAGTCAGGAAACGGCAACCAGTTTTAAAGTAAGAAGAAGGGCTGAAAACACCCAAGAATGGAAAGAAAAGCCACTACATGGACAATTTGTAAGAGAGACTGAAGACCAGAGTAATGAGGAAACATGGAGCTGGCTGAAGCAAGGAAGTCTTAAGAGAGAGACAGAAGCACTAATAATTGCTGCACAAGATCAAGCATTGCGGacaaattatattaaagcaacCATTGACAAATCCCAGATAGATGCTAAATGTAGAATGTGCAGGGGCAAAAATGAAACTGTAAGTCACATCGTCAGCGGTTGTTCAAAATTGGCACAGAAAGAATACAAGAAAAGACATGATAATGTGGCCAGGGCAATTCACTGGGATCTGTCGGGAAAATGCGGGTTCCACCGGAATGATAAATGGTACAATCACGTCCCTGAGAGCGTACAGGAAAATGAGAACTACAAACTCCTTTGGGACTTCAGCATACGGACAGACCATAACATCGAGGCTAGGAGGCCAGATCTAGTGCTTGTTGACAAAAGCAAGAAAAGCTGTCACATTATAGACGTGGCAATTCCAGAAGACAGTGGTGCAAAAGAATAG